Below is a genomic region from bacterium.
TTACCTATGATCAAGGAGCTTTCAGAGTGACCAATCCGGATAATTTCATGGTATCATGTAATGATGCTTCCGTTCATGGTATCCGCGCCACCCTGTCCGGGAAAACCGCGTCCTGTGTCAGGAATTCCAATCCGGGAACGACATATCTTGCTCTTCGGAATATGACCGGAGAATACACGATTGAGCCAATCACCACAGATATTTCCCACGCTCTTACCTATAATTCCTCCTGCGGCGCGGCAAGTTGCGAAACCGGCTATATGGTTTCCGGTGCAGGATCAAGTGCTGTTTGTATAACGACTCCCAGCGGAAGCGCACCAGGCTGGATGTTGCAGCAACCGGCAACCGAAAAGCATACGGTTCCCGCTGATGAAGCGGGAATCCCACCCTTTGATTCCCAAGATATCTCAGACAAAGACGCTCCTGACTCAGGTGTCGAAAACGCATGGAAACGAATTCTATCTGACGGTGACATTACAGCCATCGGTGATGTTGACCAACTCATGTGTGAAACCGGCCAGAAAAGAGACTTAGAAATTGAAGCCAAATATAACCGGACTCTTGTGGAAAGTATTGTCAAAGGAGTGGAAACAAGTAAGGAGACCAGATACGCCATCACCAATTTTGTTACCTACGGCACTCAAACCACCCGGATTCTCGGAGCCGGGGAAAGAGCCGGAGTGGTCAACAGCTTCAAAACTGCGTTTGGGAAATTACCGACGACTGACACCGACTGGCAAGATGTCATAAAGATCGCCAATGGAAGATGGCCCGGACGAACCAATCCGGAAACAGAGAAAAAAGTAGAATCTGCCTTCAGGAAAATTTATCTTCGGAATCCGGATAGAACCAATCCTCATGACGATGCAGCCCTTGTCGTAATGGCCTATGGATTGAGGCCTGAACAGAGAAATCTTGAGAGCGAGAAAATAGCCATTGGATATTTTATGAGCATTTACGGTTCTGCGCCAAAGTCGGTTTTTGCATGGGATGTGGTGAGAGCGATTGCATATTCAGGGGCGACAAGATAAAAAAACGCTGAATGAGAAGATCAAAAATTACCGGAAGTATAGGCTTTCAAAACAGACTAAATTTTTGTATGTGTTTACGATGGAGCATTTTGATGTGACGACGAGGTCGGTGGAGTATGGTGATTGTCGTGAGGTGTTGGAGAGGGTGGAGAGACAGTTTGGGCAATTAGTGAGGTTGACGGGGAAATTGCCCGGGCATAGGTATCGGTTTGCGATGTTGCATCGGTTTAGGGCGTTCGAGAGAACGGTGTGGAAGACGACTAAGGGAAACACAGTAATTCTCATTGTCTAAAACAAGTACGAAATATCTATAATCTCTTTTCAGTGTTTATAAATCATTTGTGATGCAATTTTCTTTGACGTGTGGACATCTTGGATAAATACATCCCATTTTTCGTTTTGAGTAATGTTGTTCAGTGTTTCTCCTCCAAGGTTTTCCAAATTTCCAGATAGATTATCTCCAATTTCAGGAGAATAGCCGCCGAGAAGCTCTATCAGGGAGAACTCATCATGTTCAGTTCGAACAGCGATCAATGCTTGATTGAAATCAATAAATTCTATTATTCCTTTCATATAATAATCCTTTTGCTCTAAGTTGAATGGAAGCGGCATAAATTTTCCATCCAGAATGCCGATTTTTATTTGAGAAATCATCCGTTTACAATTCAATCCCCATTTCGCTAAGGAATCTTGAAGGTTGTTTTTTCCATCCAAAAACTTTTTCTGAGAAAGTTAAAGTTAAACTCTCTTCGGCTCGTGTTATTGCCACGAAACAATTACGACGTTCTTCTTGCATTTCAAGGGAATTGTCACCTTTTTTTACGGCAGCCCAACTTGGAAGTTGGTCCTCTACAAGCCCCATAAGATATACATGTCGAAACTCCATACCCTTTGATGCATGTATTGTAAAACAAGGAATTGCGTTTGGAGGTTTTGGCGGCGTCTTGGATGTAAGATCGAGTTCATGTAGTAATTGGTAAAGACTAATTTCTTCTCCTTCAAACTTCTTCGTTATTTCTGACAAAATCTGATTCCAAACTTCGCATTCTTCTTCAAATTCATCGAAAGTTTTTTCAGCCTGTTGTACTCCACTTTGCAGTTCTTCTGCCCATTTTAGTAGTTTTTCGGCAAAAAAACGATAATTTAACGAATTTAATAACGGTTTGATATCCGTTTCAAGCAAAAATCGAGTTTTAATTTCAATTTCTTTTCGACTTTTCACCTCTTCAAGCCAAGAATGTAGCAAATCCTGTCCATCCGCTGATGCACGAGATAGAACTGGGGATAATTCAATACTGATCCCTTCAAGTTCAAAAAAAGCTTTTGATAAGCGCGCAAGAGACTGTTTATCTTCTTTTGAATTGACCAGACGAAGAATTGCATGTAACATTCGCAAGGGAGCACTCTTGAATTCATCTTTGCGAGCTGTGAAGTAAATTGGGACACCTGCTTCTTCAAGTTTGTGACCAATTAAGTCTAAAAGTTTTTTTGTCCGTGATAAAACAGCACAGTTTTTACGGTCTTGAGTTTTCCTCTTTGCAATATCTTGGGCTATCCACTCAGCCTCATCATCAATATTACCAAAACTATAAACTCTAACAACATCTTCACTCACTCCTTGTTTGACAGCCTTCAACGGCCTCTTACCTGCAGAACGATTGAGATTTTTCTCAATTAAAGCATTAGCCATTTCTATAACAAGGGGAGGACAACGATAATTTTCTGGGAGTTGTAGTTCAGTGACATTGAAGTCATCCCGTAATGATTGGATTCGTTTGGGACTTGCACCATTCCATTGATAAATAATCTGATCATCGTCCGCCACGACAAATAATGTGGAAGGATCGGGATTTGTAATAAGTGAAAGAATCTTGTATTGTGAATGATTGGTATCCTGAAACTCATCCACAAGGATATGCTTATAAACCTTCCGAATATGTTTTACAAGGAAAGGATGTTTAATTAGAAGATCGAGTGTTTCAGCGATAAGACTAGAGAAATCGAGGGAATTTGTTAGGCGAAGGGCATCTCTATAGGCTGTATA
It encodes:
- a CDS encoding ATP-dependent helicase, which produces MIDLSSLNENQREAVLWDKGPLLVLAGPGSGKTRVLTYRIARILEESEGQHFRILALTFTNKAAAEMRGRVEELVPKELSRVRLTTFHSYASELLQQHGIHLSFRPDFQILTNDADREALLDDVLGQLKKDINYSLPKHFNAAQLLPAVTRLLDRCVSPDQAEELLQQSNVRNAIPLAQVYTAYRDALRLTNSLDFSSLIAETLDLLIKHPFLVKHIRKVYKHILVDEFQDTNHSQYKILSLITNPDPSTLFVVADDDQIIYQWNGASPKRIQSLRDDFNVTELQLPENYRCPPLVIEMANALIEKNLNRSAGKRPLKAVKQGVSEDVVRVYSFGNIDDEAEWIAQDIAKRKTQDRKNCAVLSRTKKLLDLIGHKLEEAGVPIYFTARKDEFKSAPLRMLHAILRLVNSKEDKQSLARLSKAFFELEGISIELSPVLSRASADGQDLLHSWLEEVKSRKEIEIKTRFLLETDIKPLLNSLNYRFFAEKLLKWAEELQSGVQQAEKTFDEFEEECEVWNQILSEITKKFEGEEISLYQLLHELDLTSKTPPKPPNAIPCFTIHASKGMEFRHVYLMGLVEDQLPSWAAVKKGDNSLEMQEERRNCFVAITRAEESLTLTFSEKVFGWKKQPSRFLSEMGIEL